CGATTTCAATTAGGAAGAGTGTGGTGCAGATTTGTGTAACTGTGTGGAACATAGTATTGCTTAGAACATCCGCATTAGCGGATTAATAGGAGTTCATGGGCTGGGGTTCATAGGcccgaaaaataaaaagaaaagttttaatGGGTTTAATTGGGTGATCCGTCTCTTTGGAGTGAGCCCGTATGATACGGGTTCAAGCCACGCGTCGTACAGGCATTGGCCGCGTGTTTTCGCGTCGAAAGGGAGAAAAATAGGGTTCCGCGTGAGATCATTCATTTTCTCTCCTTTTCTCGAAAGCTAGGGTTTCTCTCTGTGGAGGCGATATCTCGTGCGACGCGACAGCCGGAGAATTTCTCGATCGAATCGACGTCGGAGACTCTCGTAAACGATCTCAGGTGAGTATCAACTACTTTTACGGTTTCATTGAATCTATTTGGGGTCGAAAGGGTTATCGGTTAAttgaaaatcgatttgggggttttgATGTAGGGTTCAAAATCGATATGGGGGTTTCGATTTAGGGTTAATAATCGCCATGCGGGTTCCATTTAGGGTTCGTTTCTCGAGGAtttgaaatcgatttgggggtttctACTTAGGGTTCCAAATCGAGTTTGTGGTTACGCTTTACcgtttattttgttataatctTTGCTTTTTCTGGTACAGATGGATCCCGcataagagagaagagagacaaAGAGGCAGACGGAGTTGATCAACATGCAAGGATACGTGGCAGATTCAGAATACGGGATTCCGACGAGGTGTCCCTGCGGAGGGAGAATCATTGACGAAGTTCGGGGGAAGGACGACTACGACACTCTTCCTGGGAAGCGGTTCTTCACCTGCAAAAACTACACGGTAAGCGCTTCTtctcaatttaattatttccATTTAATTGAGTTTCGAACCAGATTCTCACATGTGTTTTGTGCTtaacaaggctgatgggtttcATTACCGTCAGCCTTGGGTGATTGGTGTCCAGGAGCATATCGAACGTCTCACAAAGCGTCTTGAGGAGGTTGAGTTGGTGATCAACGGACTCCCGGAGGTCAATAATCAGATTGAGAGGCTGGAGGTAATGTGacttccattttttttgtttaaaatttgtaatattttccttaattttttattaacgGACTAACAATTTGTGATTGTTTTTTCCATGTCCAGGCAGAGGTTAAAGCCCTCAATCGGGAGGTTGATAACCTCACTGGGCAGGTTTATAACCTCTCAGTGCAGGTTGCGCTCTTGGAGAACCTATGCTTCGACTGAAAAAAAGGTAACACTTAAGCTTAATCAATTCGAGTGCTAGTTATAGTTGACTTTGAACTGAACTATGTGTACTAGGTTGAGATGAATTTGAAATGAATGTTGATGAATGGTTGAGTGTGAAGCCCGTGTACTTGTGTAGATGAATTTAATCAATTCGAGTGCTAGTTATAGTTGAGTTGGTTGTGTAATCAATTCGACTGCTAGGTAGAGTTGAGTTAGAACTGATTTGATGTTTATTGAATACAGTCTGTGTAGTAGttgtagttttaaaaactttaatcaaTGTTTGGTGGTTAGACccactttaattttttgtccTTTCAAGGTCAAAACTAGTTTAAAATCATAGGCAATCTTCTTctgaaaacacaaaccaaagTTTAAACCCAtttatctaaaatctaaatGGATCCTTTTAACTATAACTCTCCCGGATTGGTTAACCTACTAGTCTCTCAGAGCAGTCAAACCATAGACTTAGGGTGTTCTGAGGTTCCTAAAGCGGCGTCAAAGCGTAAGTGGACAACCAAAGAAGACGTTGTCTTAATcagtgcttggttgaacacCAGCAAGGATCCAATCGTGAGTAACGAGCAGAAGGCAGGCACGTTTTGGAAGCGCATAGTGGAGTATGTCAATGCTAGTCCTCTGCTCATTGGCTCCATTCCTAGGGAGTGGAGTCAATGTAAGCAGCGGTGGGGAAGGGTTAATGAGCAGGTCTGCAAGTTTGTTGGAAGCCATGAAGCCGCGCTGAAGGAGCAAGCGAGTGggcaaaatgagaatgatgtcaTGAAGGCTGCCCATGACATCTTCTTTAACGACTATCATGTCAAGTTCAGTATGGAACATTGTTGGAGGGAGCTTAGGTTTGATCAAAAATGGAGATCACATTCATTGTCGAAAGATGGTGCaaaggagaaaaggaaggaaCCGGCTGAGGAGGTTCCTGGGGACCAAGATGTTAGGCCTCCTGGCGTTAAGGCTAGCAAAGCAGCGAAACGCAAGAAGCACACCAATGAAGCAGCTTTTGATCAGATAGAGAGCATATTAGCTGCCAAAAATACTATATCTAAACAGAAAATCCTTGATCGCTTGCTTGCAAAATCTGAAGCTACACTTTCTCCACAAGAAGTGTCTCTTAAAAATAAACTCATTTCTGAAATGCTTTGATAGGGTCAGTAGGTTAATTGCATTTCATATGAACTTTTtcagttaatttttttgttggatAATGCTTGATATGAACTTGATTGCATTTGAAATTTGCTGAATATGTTTTGGGTTTGCAGGtttgcaggtcacgggttgcGGTAGGTGGATGCGTGCGTGTGGACGTGTTGTCAGTAGGTCTCAGCTTCTTTTGGTATCAGGTCACGGGTTCTCTGTTTGATTCACGGGTGAGTGTAGAATTTTGAATCTTTCTACACTTCTTTTAACTTCATCGGCTTTACTGGGTGTATGTACCCACAGGTTCTGTTTTCAACTCACGGGTGTATGTACCCACGGGTTCTATTTTGTACTCACGGGTGTATGTACCCGATCACATTGTAAAATATGTCTCTTTATATAGTCTATGTTTTCACTTATGGAACTGCAACAACTCTTTCACTATAAATTGTTGTTTCTTCTCAACTATCACCACTCTAGTATTGATTCTTCACTCTAGCATTGATTCTTCACTTTTGCATTGATTCCTCTCAATTATCACCACCCTTTCATTCACTTCTCAACCATCACCACGATTTTTCTCAACCATCACCACTTAACCTCGCAACTATCACCACACCTTCATACACTCCTCAACCATCAGCACTTGCATTGATTCTCCACACTTGCGTTGTTCCTTGCATTCAACCAAAAGAAATCAATCTTCAATCCGTAGATGTTagtaatgttttataaatttttcaaaaagttaAGTTTAATAAGTAGGaaatttaaactaaatttaagTTATGGaaatttaataagtttataaaaaaatttaagttatggaaattaaataagtttataaaaaaatttaagttatggaaattaaataaattttagacaAGGAAATAAATGTAATGTACTTATAAGTTATAtgttaataagtttataaaaaatttaagttttggaaatttaaactaatatttttaaatttaagaaaaaaatgataaaagacAAGGAAATAAATGTAATGTACTTATAAATCTCTTTTGCCTTTTATAGGAAGTAAATTGCTTCAacaatgtcttcctcatcaagtgaCGAAGTAGATGAGTATTTAGAAGAAATGGTCGACGAAGTTGTTGATAATTTCATCGATTCAGTAGTTGATGGTCAAGCTAACAACCCGAAGAgacgagcttatatcgaaagaaatcgggAACGCGGACACAGTCAACTATTGACCGACTATTTCAACGAAAATCCCACATACCCACCGGAAATGTTTAGGAggcgttttcgaatgaacaagtcattgttccttcgcattgtcgatCGCCTAAGTACTGAAGTGCCATACTTTCAGCAAAGAAAAAATGCTCACGGAAGGTTCGGGCTAtctgcacttcaaaagtgtacggcagctATACGTATGCTGGCATACGGTCAATCGGGAGATACATATGACGagtatctccgacttggtgaaagTACGGCACGTTtatgtttggaaaatttcaCTGCTGGGATAATACAATTGTTTGGACAGGAGTATTTACGAAGACCTAATGAGGATGATCTTCAACGAttactcgatattggagaggtaCGGGGGTTCCCAGGGATGATTggcagcatcgactgtatgcactgggagtggaaaaactgtccaacggcttggaaaggtcagtacacacgtggttcaggaaagccgacaattgtcttagaagctgttgcgtcacaagatctttggatttgGCACACATTTTTCGAATTACCAGGTACcctcaacgatatcaatgttcttgatcggtcaccagtttttgatgatattttacaaggtcgagcacCAAAAGTgaagttcaaggtcaacaaccacacttatcgtatggcctactaccttactgacggaatttatccaaattggtcaacatttatccaatccatcccactccctcaaggtcctaaagcagaGCTATTTGCCGAACGTCAAGAATCcaccagaaaagatgtcgaacgggcttttggagtattgcaatcaAGGTTCGCAATAGTTAAAAACCCAGCTCTACTATGGGACAAGGAAAAGATAGGAATGATTATGAGAAGttgtgtcatattgcacaatatgatagtggAGAACGAACGAGACGGATATACCCAAATTGATACATCTGAGTTCGAGTCAGGAGAGTCAAGCAGAAGTTCCAAGGTGAAAACGAGAACAAGTTTTAATATCGGTAATATGTTAGGCGTTCGTAATGAAGTTCGGGATTCAGAGAAACATCATCTTTTGAAAGCGGATTTAGTTGAAAATGTATGGAAAAAGTTTGGTAATGTAGATGAATAATCTTTCTATGTTCATTAATATTCTTAatgtatttgaatatttttaatgtattgaataaaaagttttcaaatatttttttttaaaaaaaatattattttattcctatgaACTCCTTCTTCAGGTTCACTAATGCAGACACACAAACGATAGAAGTTCATCACTATTCATGGTCccatcaaaaaatattaaaaaaatcctaTGAACCCCAAGAGGGGGTTCATTGATGCGGATGCTCTTATGCTTGCTTCTTTAACTCATTAAAAGAACTCTCATATATGTGACTTAAGTCTAGAACTGTACACACAAATCTAGCGATGGAGATTGCATTTAAAGTGTGAAAAGAGAAACATAGGCTTGGTAATCTTGGTTATTAAGGTTCAGATTGAATTTAAACcagatctatactattatttgcgaagtaaatttttgcaacGGAGTTTTCATGTTAAAaattagagcggttaatatcgtttatacttttaatgaataattatataaattactcaaaaaataaaaactaatttcaaaTCTGTCTGATTAaaaaagtgattaaaattaataatatatcgtttatacccttaattaataaattatacaaattagtcaaaaataaaaatgaatttaaagtatatctgattaaataagtgttaaaattaataataattattattatctaaaatataaataattaaaaactattttttattaatactattatatttatatattatattagataattgactataaataaatatgataaaagtttcaaaaataaaaacatattttaaaacataagataattcttagatatatcatgttgttatctgaaagtaatattttattataaaatttgtagttagatataaaaaaatttataattaaatgctaatcaaacaaataaatatatttcctaaaatatatgtgaaagtttttaaaatttaacacaacaattagcatatatatattttgataaaaacaaatgaatatatattaataatattttatttatatgttatatttgataattgactataagtaaatataataaaattctcaaaaaaaaaaatatatttttaaaacataagataatttttaaatatgttgtgtttttatctgaaataatatttttattataaaatataaagtttaatgtttgatttatctttttaaaaacataattaataattcattatgttggttttgatttaatagttataaacatataaatatctATAAGAACAATATGCACGCATGTGCGAGCAGAACACctagtttttaaataattagtaaacTAGAGCTTGAcggatattctttttttttaattatcttatataaatggtaatatatttataaatttatatgtgttaaataattgtttaatatatttctaaacccataaattttataatttatagtgaataattttattttattttttgatccgTCAATTATTACacccatattttaaaaatataacccgTGTGTTggtgtaaatgtatttttttatggatcaaaaatttaggtaaaataaaaatgttttataaattctaaataactttatgcttttgatttattgaatgtaagcataaatttattttaaataatctttaaaatgaaaatttagatatgctttggtattttgattatggttctattaagttccacaaacataaaaacataaaattttaaataaaatttaatactaagaaaacaaataactttaataatgatacaatataatatatctacttcattaaactattttgtaactatttgatcaaatgatgtttatttttaaatttttattttattttttaatatctcttataAATaagtagtaaaaaaaattatgattgtatttgtaaataatattatataagtaaaatacaatttatcgatattttttgctgtaattgaaatatattattaattcattaaggtaacAGTATAATCAACAATTGTGAAAGTTAACGTGAGAGTGACACATAATAAActgatttctcaaataatattatagagatatgtTTACTATAGACTATAATGCATGTAAAAAAtcttaaagcaaaaaaaatggCATATATGGtgtagaaaaagaagaagaaaatgtcaTATTCCATTGAGAAAATGGATACTCAACTTTATGATTTTGTAATAGCTTGTTGTTGTAAAATAAAGAGGAAAAAATGTTGGAAAGTGTAGGTGACTGTGTTATTCACAACACAAATTGCCTAGGATTAAAAAGATTATTCACGAATAAACCAAACCTTCTCTCCTCAAAGAGTGGACAAAACCAAAAGCAAAACCACACTCAGAATAAAAAGTGCCTTGTGCtccataaacaaaacaaaaccaccATTTTACTCCtccctctttctctttcttcgtTGGCTTCTGCAATTCGAAAATTGGCATCTCGCTGACGCTCTTCGCGAATCACGTCTCCACAATCTCCATAAACGAGGTGGGTTTCTCTTGGTCTTTAATCAATTCTTCTTTTTGGCTTGCGTCTTGGTGTAAAtgctaaaccctaaatcgaacATGTCTTTGGGGGGGAGGGTGGTTCTTTAGCTCAAGCTCTCCGGGAATGATTCCGATGGATAATTACTGCGTGCCGAGCAGTAGTTCGAGCATGACTGCTTCCTCTGGATTCCATCTGACTCTGAATTCTCCGGTTGGACTCAAACATGAAGCTGCTGCTTTAGCTGTCGATTGGTCTCTTGAGGAGCAGTATACTTTGGAGAAAGGTCTTTCAATGtaagtcttcttcttttccgCTTTGATAAAGGTCTTGACTTTGCCTCTCACTTTAACTTTAATATACCACATATTCTGTTCTGTTATCTGCAGTTTTTGCTTTGCATTGCATGAAACCTTTTTTCTTGCTATTTTTAGGTTTAAAGATGAACCACAGGTTACTAAGTATGTAAAGATCGCATCAACTCTACCAGATAAGAGCGTACGGGATGTAGCAATGAGGTGTAAATGGATGACGGTAACTCCTTGTCATTAAGTTTTAGTTTCTTGTTATTGTCCTTTTACTTGTGTGTTGAAAGAAACAGCAGTTCTAACTTATACGATATGTGGCTGTCATGAAGTTAGTGGTCCGAGAGATATTTCTATAACTGTTAAAGCATTTGTTAAGTATAAGGGAACCAATATGTATGCTCTGTTAAAGATAAATTCCTACAGGAAAAGATCTTATACATATTTTTGGCTATACGGTAGGCTTAAAAGTTATGTTTCTCTATGGGTCAAATACACCCTACCATATCATAAAGGTCTGTCTAAAGTATGGTTGAGGGTGTGCGAGGAGAGAAATAACATGTATTGCTGACGATAGATCTGGCTTTCTCTTTGCTCTGGAGTCATGTTGGAACTTTATTTGACCCTAAGCTTCATGTAGTTACCCTTAAACTTATATCGCTTTATGTTAGATAATCCTTGGTCTTTCCGAACTTTCTGAAATTGATTTTGACATGTAACCTTTAATTAAGGGGTACTATTTGTGCTACCTGCAGTATGCCTTACAGTTTAGTGTTTTAGATTCACATAATAAAGTGGGAAAATGAGTTAAACAAGTTTTTGTGCTAAAGATTACCTCCTAGGCTTATTTTTGTGACTCGTTCAAACAGAAAGTTTcaacattactatttttttttttaacttttataataattgCTAGTTTGCTATTATTTTATCTTTCAACTATCTATGATCTTTAAATTGTCTTGGCTAAGAATGGTATCcttttttacagcaaaaacGAAGAAAAGGAGAAGAACATAGTGCCACGAATGTTAATTATAGAAAGGTATGTTTGCTTAACCAAATGTTTCTGTAATTAAGTAAACATATAATAATTGTAGCCtatgttatatttttccttAGAAGAGTTTATTAGCTGCAAATGGCTTTTTTAATTGATTAAGGTGGTGGATTTACCCCCAAAACTGAACATGTTCTCCACCGTGCCACAACAAAATGCTACATATGTCATGAACCCTATGTGCCAGAGTGCACGCGTGCCTTTTGAAGGTTAGTAAGTACCATTTGGGTCGTAGACACACAGTATTGTCGGCATCattatcttcttctctctttcctgCAAATGATATAACCGTAAAAAAGGATTATTTCAGAATGACAAGGTGCATCTTGTCTAGAATTTCGAGCAATTTACTGTAAATTTGTGATTCATCTTGTTGACGTTAGAGAGTTCCTTGTCTCTCTTGATTACTGTCTCATCTTCTTAGTTAGTTGTGCCATCTTAGAATGAAAAATCAACCTTGTTACACTATCCTAAAGCTGTTACATTTTCAGGTTTCATATTTATTCCAAACTCCTGTTTTCTTAGGTGCAAGTGATGCAGTTATGGAGCTTCTACGGCAGAATGCTCAAGCTTTTAGTCAAATTTCTTCAAACCTTTCTGTGTTCAAGGTATTtgatttgcattttttttttgttttagcaaCAGTAAATAGGTAATCTGAGCCTAATGCTAGTCGGTAGAGAAACATTGGTATGCGCAGAAAAAAATTGACTAAAAAAATCATTGATCCTACTTTTCACATGCAGTGGTCATCctaatattctattttatgcATACAGCCACAGGATAACATCAGTCTGTTTTATCTTGCAAGAAATAACATCAGTTCCATCTTGAATGAGTATGTGGATCTATTTGCACGATGAATCACTAATGATACATTTCCTTTGTcgtctctctccttctctttaTAAAAGCTTGATTTGTTATACTCTTACTTATCATTGCTACAGCATGAAGCAGATGCCTGGTATCATCAGTCGGATGTCACCACTGCCTGTTTCAATCAACAATGATCTTGTTGGCATGTTAATGACAAGTACACGACGGGTAAGCAATCTTGCATTTACTCTGCAGATGGTGTGGATAGGACCCTTAAATAGTTTGGTTTACTTCACGTTTGATGTTAAAATAGAATATTCTTATCTGTCTCTCAGCCGAGCTCTTATATCATTCCTTCGAGTATCCATCTGAAGCAGGAACCAAGAAACTGATGGGGGAGGTGGGGTGGGAGAGATTTGGTTTTGACCAATGCTAAAGGAAATAAGCACAGAAAACTGGTGAAATGGCAGTTGTTAGATGTGACCTGGACTTAAAAGAAGATGGTTTATGACCTGCGAAAAACACAAGATTGAACGAATATTATCTTGTAGAACCCTTTGTGCTGTCGGCTAATTTTTGCGTGGAAAGGGTTTAACCAAAACACCTTTCCAAGATATGAATTCGTTGCACATATCCGTCGTAGAGTTGGTTGTATAGATTAGCCGTTTGTGTAAGGTTTTAGATAAGAGTTATTTACGTTTGTATTAAGAACACATCTTTGTAAGTTTTGGTCTTCAATACATGCACCCTAGTATTAGCGTAAAGAAACGAATCTATTTACTGAATCAAGAGCTTATAATaacatactagattttgatccgcgctttcaaagcgcgggtttatttttgttttttttttcaattgacaaatatttagtaaatgtcacattttcatatatttgtgttttattttataaaagacttaaaaattttatatttatttatcgtatttcattttaaatgattatttatgttaaaaaaattaaactttatttttttaatgaattaagttggtataactctgataaattaattttattatagggttaatattttaattaaaaaattatatacttttaataaagatttatacttttcaataaaaaaattcaattatttttatgaatgcttaaattatattaagaaaagaaaaaaataataattaagaatagttgaaaaaaaaatatttgaacttggactcaatggcccaaagaaaaaaaaagtgagaattgaatttgattttttaataggtcCAAATtgcccaagagagatttgatttgggctggatccaaaaataatgacccaatatagatttgttattaatattacttaattacccttaatgaaacatgcaatgttagtgaaggaaacatgcccctaaggtaattatgacaatatgatcctgctttaatagtataaatatagataaaaaaaaacatatatagatattataattatatatatgcatgagtaACCCTAATTACATGTGATATGAATACTACTTTTGGGTCTCAAAGCTGGGGACTCTCTCTGTGCTTCAGTAATAATTATACTTGTTTCCAAGAAGACAATGGTGGAGGAGTTTCAGCGTGGTCGTAAGTAGTTATTACGTCCCAATATCGTTCCCCTTTCACGAAATCCGGTCTAGCAATGGCTTCAAGCTCAGCCATGTCATCAGGAGTGAGTTTCACGGACAAAGCTCCAATGTTCTGATTGAGGTTTTCGATTTTGGTGGTTCCTGGAATGGGACAGACATCATCTCCTTGGTGGTGAACCCATGCAAGAGCTAGTTGTGCAGGAGTGCAGCTTTTGCTTGTTGCTATCGCTTGGACTTTCTCGAAGACAATCTTATTGTGCTCTAGATTCTCCTCTTTGAATCTCGGTAGACTCTGTGACCACAGCAAATATCAACAAACAGAACATTCTAAGTCAAATATTGAACTATACTCAAACAAGTTGGAGCAGAGAAGTGAATCAATCGTGTACTTGCCTTTCGAGGATCACCGTGCTCAAGATTCTCAACAAGTTTGGTTCCTGATGCCAAGAAACCCCTTCCTAGAGGACTATAAGCTACAATTCCAATCCCAAGTTCCCTAGACATAAAAGAGATGAGATATGACTTCAACATGTAAACAAAGAGGAATGCTATAGCTGATTCTGGTTCCTCACACACCTGCAGGTGGGAATGATATATTCTTCGACGTCTCTTGACCATAAGGACCATTCTATTTGCAGAGCGGTTATCGGGTGTACTGCATGTGCTCTTCTGATAGTTGAGGCAGAGGCTTCAGACAAACCGATGTATTTTATTCTACCTTCTTCCACTAGCTTCTTCAGTTCTCCCAtctttaaaagtatatataaatcataagtTCAACAAATAAAAggccaaaaagaaaaacaaattataaaggAGAGCAGCCAAAATCAGCACAAGAAACAGAATATTAGTTTCCTCATGAACACGGTACAATCATAACAAGCATGTCTCAGACTCCAAGTTTTGCCCTTAGCACTTATTACTCATGACGATTTAATCAGTAACTTAAGACACAAGTTTGGAACAAAACTGAAACCAAGAAGCATTTACCGTGACTTCTATGGGGACAGTGGTATCAATCCTATGCTGGTAATAAAGATCAATGCAGGTAACACCAAGACGCCTTAAACTTGCCTCACAGGCAGACCTCACATACTCTGGATCTCCCCTAAAACCTAACTTTCCATCTTCAGAAGTAACGAGCCCAAACTTTGTCGCTAATTCCACTTTCTCCCTCAACCCATCTTTCAAAGCCTGTCAAgggaaaaaaacacaaacagCTCTGATGATTTGCATGAAGCTTaaacccttaactctaaatcaaaTCACTAGTTTCTTTACCTTTCCCAGGAGCAGCTCGTTTGTCTCGGGGCCATAGAAGTCGGAGGTGTCTAAGAATGTGATTCCAGAGTTAATGGCGTGA
The Brassica napus cultivar Da-Ae chromosome A1, Da-Ae, whole genome shotgun sequence DNA segment above includes these coding regions:
- the LOC106449820 gene encoding uncharacterized protein LOC106449820 isoform X2, translating into MIPMDNYCVPSSSSSMTASSGFHLTLNSPVGLKHEAAALAVDWSLEEQYTLEKGLSMFKDEPQVTKYVKIASTLPDKSVRDVAMRCKWMTQKRRKGEEHSATNVNYRKVVDLPPKLNMFSTVPQQNATYVMNPMCQSARVPFEGASDAVMELLRQNAQAFSQISSNLSVFKPQDNISLFYLARNNISSILNDMKQMPGIISRMSPLPVSINNDLVGMLMTSTRREPRN
- the LOC106449809 gene encoding probable aldo-keto reductase 6 encodes the protein MAEEAYKVPRMKLGSQGLEVSAQGLGVMGLSAFYGAPTPDTKAVALLRHAINSGITFLDTSDFYGPETNELLLGKALKDGLREKVELATKFGLVTSEDGKLGFRGDPEYVRSACEASLRRLGVTCIDLYYQHRIDTTVPIEVTMGELKKLVEEGRIKYIGLSEASASTIRRAHAVHPITALQIEWSLWSRDVEEYIIPTCRELGIGIVAYSPLGRGFLASGTKLVENLEHGDPRKSLPRFKEENLEHNKIVFEKVQAIATSKSCTPAQLALAWVHHQGDDVCPIPGTTKIENLNQNIGALSVKLTPDDMAELEAIARPDFVKGERYWDVITTYDHAETPPPLSSWKQV
- the LOC125607626 gene encoding glutathione S-transferase T2-like, coding for MDPFNYNSPGLVNLLVSQSSQTIDLGCSEVPKAASKRKWTTKEDVVLISAWLNTSKDPIVSNEQKAGTFWKRIVEYVNASPLLIGSIPREWSQCKQRWGRVNEQVCKFVGSHEAALKEQASGQNENDVMKAAHDIFFNDYHVKFSMEHCWRELRFDQKWRSHSLSKDGAKEKRKEPAEEVPGDQDVRPPGVKASKAAKRKKHTNEAAFDQIESILAAKNTISKQKILDRLLAKSEATLSPQEVSLKNKLISEML
- the LOC106449820 gene encoding uncharacterized protein LOC106449820 isoform X1, whose product is MIPMDNYCVPSSSSSMTASSGFHLTLNSPVGLKHEAAALAVDWSLEEQYTLEKGLSMFKDEPQVTKYVKIASTLPDKSVRDVAMRCKWMTQKRRKGEEHSATNVNYRKVVDLPPKLNMFSTVPQQNATYVMNPMCQSARVPFEGASDAVMELLRQNAQAFSQISSNLSVFKPQDNISLFYLARNNISSILNDMKQMPGIISRMSPLPVSINNDLVGMLMTSTRRPSSYIIPSSIHLKQEPRN